The Fibrobacter sp. genome includes a region encoding these proteins:
- a CDS encoding choice-of-anchor D domain-containing protein gives MGVWEVLGECSQQQTFYYGRVHPSGAVRVEYNDSLVVSMFPDSGYMVSNLSIDGQYVSHWDGYYTFRNVTTDHTLQATFDREVYYYLGISAEGTSEGGYAIGSGNYYVNRPVPIVALPIPGYRFTGWRVVYGNCTVADPQDPVTTITSSDYCRVVASYEVDDSNADLTVSPQGLDFGAVPVNTTASGTLTLTNSGSMDALVTSIESSAPLFTVSQELPLEIPAGTSKTVTVYFHPVQEGEVNGTLTITNNPPSAPQQIISLALSGEGAGPFDWNLTITPTIFATEAVISFQADPAYVNTDAVFNLYRIYRSGQPRTFVESFTRTIEAGANSFTRPVWDYLPSGYYTLEMNNSSGTTLLAQYSIEKLNNPIDFQMSASPAQTSSQVTISFNNPSPYLVGNTAEILFENGSESFTVTTEIIAGTNSVVQSVSSHYYPLGEYTVTLMINAQEVGTTSFTKVAKDYTLEASVSSIDFGAVSVGGSKTVEVLLTNTGNSAALVSAMNASDPVFSATPAVPLSIQPGTSAVIGVKFAPVTAGEISGTLTIINAPDAQVQTIIINLSGTGVSQSSSFEVIMIPDASVIGNSIAPSFTIKNTGETSISLSDIVLEYYTFDPSVIADNLRADIYYCSIGSASGSISRLSQVYGSDTQKADLQTSFTFSSGTLAPNASMQLQAGIHTADWQYNFNESDDWSYPVQSGNKAPFVVIRDRTTNAILYGTVPSGM, from the coding sequence ATGGGAGTATGGGAAGTTCTTGGGGAATGCTCGCAGCAGCAGACTTTCTATTATGGCCGTGTACATCCAAGCGGTGCTGTAAGAGTAGAATACAATGATTCCCTCGTGGTCAGTATGTTCCCCGACTCTGGTTACATGGTCTCGAATTTATCAATCGATGGTCAGTATGTCTCTCACTGGGATGGATACTATACATTCAGGAATGTTACCACTGATCATACACTTCAGGCTACCTTTGACCGGGAAGTTTACTATTATCTGGGAATTTCGGCAGAAGGTACCAGTGAAGGGGGTTATGCCATCGGTTCCGGCAACTACTATGTGAACAGGCCTGTACCTATTGTAGCGCTTCCGATTCCCGGGTATCGCTTTACAGGATGGCGTGTAGTCTATGGAAACTGCACCGTCGCTGACCCACAGGATCCGGTGACTACAATCACAAGCTCAGATTACTGCAGAGTTGTTGCCAGTTACGAAGTGGATGATTCAAATGCCGATCTGACCGTTTCACCGCAGGGACTTGACTTCGGCGCAGTACCTGTGAATACTACCGCATCCGGAACTCTTACATTGACAAACAGCGGGAGTATGGATGCACTGGTAACGTCAATTGAATCATCTGCTCCGCTTTTCACCGTTTCACAGGAACTTCCTCTCGAGATTCCGGCCGGGACATCTAAAACTGTAACAGTTTACTTCCACCCTGTACAGGAAGGAGAGGTAAATGGAACTCTGACCATCACAAACAACCCGCCTTCCGCACCACAACAGATAATCTCTCTGGCTCTGAGTGGAGAAGGCGCCGGCCCCTTCGACTGGAATCTTACTATTACACCTACAATCTTTGCGACAGAAGCTGTTATCAGTTTCCAGGCAGACCCAGCATACGTAAATACTGATGCTGTATTCAATTTGTACCGGATTTACCGCAGCGGTCAGCCCAGAACATTTGTGGAATCGTTTACAAGGACTATCGAGGCCGGAGCAAACTCATTTACCCGCCCTGTCTGGGATTACCTGCCATCAGGATATTATACACTTGAGATGAATAATTCCAGCGGCACGACACTTCTGGCACAGTACTCGATTGAGAAGCTCAATAATCCTATCGATTTCCAGATGAGTGCATCTCCTGCTCAGACAAGCAGCCAGGTAACAATCTCCTTTAACAATCCAAGTCCTTACCTGGTCGGCAATACAGCGGAAATTCTCTTCGAGAATGGCTCTGAATCATTCACAGTAACAACCGAGATCATTGCAGGAACAAACAGTGTGGTTCAGAGCGTTTCCAGTCATTACTATCCTCTCGGTGAATACACTGTGACCCTGATGATCAATGCTCAGGAAGTCGGAACGACATCATTTACCAAGGTAGCCAAAGATTACACTCTGGAGGCTTCCGTGTCGTCCATCGATTTCGGAGCGGTCTCAGTGGGTGGAAGCAAAACAGTGGAAGTTTTATTGACCAACACCGGAAACTCCGCTGCGCTTGTAAGCGCGATGAATGCCTCTGATCCGGTTTTCAGCGCAACACCCGCTGTCCCGCTCTCAATTCAGCCGGGAACATCCGCTGTTATCGGTGTCAAATTTGCACCCGTAACCGCCGGAGAAATTTCAGGTACTCTGACAATCATCAATGCTCCGGATGCTCAGGTACAGACAATAATCATCAACCTGTCGGGAACCGGAGTGTCCCAGTCTTCATCTTTCGAGGTCATCATGATTCCTGATGCCAGTGTTATCGGGAACTCAATTGCACCCTCGTTTACCATTAAAAACACCGGAGAAACCAGTATCAGTCTCTCAGATATTGTCCTCGAGTATTACACTTTCGATCCATCGGTAATCGCAGACAACCTCAGGGCTGATATCTATTACTGCAGTATCGGAAGTGCGAGCGGAAGTATCAGCAGGCTTTCCCAGGTTTACGGGTCAGACACACAGAAAGCCGACCTGCAGACCAGCTTTACCTTCTCCAGCGGGACTCTCGCCCCAAATGCCTCAATGCAGTTACAGGCAGGTATACACACTGCTGACTGGCAGTACAATTTCAATGAGAGTGACGACTGGTCATATCCGGTTCAGTCCGGAAACAAAGCTCCATTTGTGGTTATCCGTGACAGGACAACAAATGCGATCCTTTACGGAACTGTCCCTTCCGGGATGTAA